One segment of Nostoc flagelliforme CCNUN1 DNA contains the following:
- a CDS encoding RpnC/YadD family protein: MAEYDNLCKILAEKYPRDFIRWLLNQEPRTIEILKTELSIEPIRADSVTFLQTENRILHLEFQTTIKSQKPISLRMLDYYVRLTRRYQVPVTQVVIFLQETSDEIAFTEEYPSSVTLRKLLPFLNSRAFV, encoded by the coding sequence ATGGCAGAATATGACAACCTTTGTAAAATACTCGCAGAAAAATACCCCCGTGATTTTATCCGTTGGTTATTAAATCAAGAACCGCGAACAATTGAAATTTTAAAAACCGAATTAAGCATCGAACCGATACGTGCTGATTCAGTAACATTTCTGCAAACAGAAAATCGGATTTTACACCTAGAATTTCAAACCACAATCAAATCCCAAAAACCAATTTCTCTGCGGATGCTAGATTACTATGTCCGATTGACACGGAGATACCAAGTTCCTGTTACGCAGGTAGTGATTTTCTTACAAGAGACAAGTGACGAAATCGCTTTTACTGAAGAATACCCCTCTTCTGTCACTCTCCGAAAACTTTTGCCATTTCTGAATTCTAGAGCTTTTGTATAG
- a CDS encoding GTP-binding protein, giving the protein MTSTLPVPEPHQSDSANTGANSLSWEEELDSAIFSFEDIQTELNYKQAQTALRNLVANLDLTPQEKTGLETEIADLETMLGKLDRMVVQIAAFGMVGRGKSSLLNSLVGQTVFETGPLHGVTRAAQRVNWSISEEAIGETERALRVTLPGVGQSQVELIDTPGLDEVDGATRAALAEQIAKQADLILFVISGDMTKLEYAALSQLREAGKPIILVFNKVDQYPEADRMAIYHKIRDERVRELLTPLEIVMAAASPLVKTAIRRPDGTRGIQLRTGNAQVEELKLKILEILHREGKALVALNTMLYADIVNEQLIERKLMIREVNANQLIWKAVMTKALAIALNPVTVVDILSSVVIDIALILGLSKLYGFSMTEAGAVQLLQKIALSMGGIGASELLANLGLSGLKTLLGISATATAGVALGPYISVAITQAGVAGVSSYGIGQVTKVYLANGATWGPDGPKAVINRILANLDETSILNRIKDELLHKVKLRK; this is encoded by the coding sequence ATGACTTCGACATTGCCCGTACCTGAACCTCATCAAAGCGATTCCGCCAACACTGGCGCAAACTCTCTCAGTTGGGAGGAAGAACTGGATAGTGCCATTTTCAGTTTTGAAGATATTCAGACGGAACTAAACTATAAACAAGCACAAACGGCGTTGCGAAACTTGGTAGCCAATCTCGACCTCACCCCCCAAGAAAAAACCGGATTGGAGACGGAAATTGCTGATTTGGAAACTATGCTGGGAAAGTTAGACCGCATGGTGGTGCAGATTGCGGCTTTTGGCATGGTGGGACGTGGTAAGTCTTCTCTACTCAATTCTTTGGTTGGGCAAACAGTATTTGAAACTGGGCCGCTACATGGTGTCACTCGTGCTGCACAAAGAGTTAATTGGAGTATTAGTGAGGAAGCGATTGGAGAAACTGAACGTGCTTTGCGAGTTACTCTCCCTGGTGTAGGTCAATCTCAGGTGGAATTAATTGACACTCCTGGGTTAGATGAAGTAGATGGTGCAACCCGTGCCGCATTAGCTGAACAGATTGCAAAACAAGCAGATTTGATTCTGTTTGTGATATCTGGCGACATGACAAAGCTAGAATACGCTGCCCTTTCTCAGTTACGGGAAGCAGGTAAACCGATCATTCTGGTGTTTAACAAAGTAGACCAGTATCCAGAAGCAGACCGGATGGCAATTTATCACAAAATCCGGGATGAAAGGGTGCGGGAATTACTCACACCTTTGGAAATTGTCATGGCTGCGGCATCGCCATTGGTGAAGACGGCGATTCGTCGCCCTGATGGCACTAGGGGCATACAGTTGCGTACAGGTAATGCCCAAGTTGAGGAACTCAAGCTGAAAATATTGGAGATTCTGCACCGTGAGGGTAAAGCTTTGGTTGCTCTTAATACTATGCTTTATGCGGATATCGTAAATGAGCAGTTGATAGAACGAAAACTGATGATTCGGGAGGTGAACGCTAATCAGTTGATTTGGAAGGCTGTGATGACCAAGGCATTAGCGATCGCACTTAATCCCGTAACTGTGGTAGATATTCTGAGTAGTGTGGTTATTGATATTGCTCTGATTTTGGGTTTATCTAAACTCTATGGCTTCTCTATGACCGAAGCCGGGGCTGTACAATTGCTACAAAAAATCGCCCTGAGTATGGGCGGAATTGGTGCAAGTGAATTGTTAGCAAATTTGGGCTTGAGTGGATTAAAAACTTTACTTGGTATCTCTGCAACAGCTACCGCAGGTGTTGCGTTGGGTCCTTATATATCGGTGGCAATCACGCAAGCGGGAGTAGCTGGTGTTTCTTCTTACGGGATTGGACAAGTTACCAAAGTTTATTTAGCTAACGGGGCGACTTGGGGCCCTGATGGGCCAAAAGCAGTGATTAATCGGATTTTGGCAAACCTGGATGAAACTTCAATTCTCAACCGTATTAAAGATGAATTACTCCACAAGGTAAAACTCAGAAAGTGA
- the tpiA gene encoding triose-phosphate isomerase encodes MRKIVIAGNWKMYKTQAETQEFLRGFLPHLEETPQGREVILCPPFTDLSVLSKTLHGSLIQLGAQNIHWEEYGAYTGEISGPMLTESGVRFVIVGHSERRQYFGETDATVNLRLRTAQRFGLTPILCVGETKQQRDAGETESLISLQLDKGLLDIDQSNLVIAYEPIWAIGTGETCEAVEANRIIGLIRSQLSNANVSIQYGGSVKPNNIDEIMAQPEIDGVLVGGASLEAESFARIVNFQSL; translated from the coding sequence GTGCGGAAAATCGTTATTGCCGGCAACTGGAAAATGTATAAAACCCAGGCAGAAACCCAAGAGTTTCTACGAGGATTTCTGCCCCACTTAGAGGAAACCCCCCAAGGGCGAGAAGTGATATTGTGCCCTCCTTTCACTGATTTAAGCGTTTTGTCCAAGACTTTGCACGGTAGCCTCATCCAACTGGGGGCACAAAATATCCATTGGGAAGAATATGGAGCCTATACAGGTGAGATTTCTGGGCCAATGCTGACAGAAAGTGGTGTGCGCTTTGTAATTGTCGGTCATAGCGAACGACGACAATACTTTGGTGAAACGGACGCAACCGTTAATCTGCGCCTCCGAACTGCTCAAAGGTTTGGTTTGACCCCTATTCTCTGTGTTGGCGAAACTAAACAACAACGAGATGCGGGAGAAACTGAATCACTGATTTCTCTCCAACTCGACAAAGGCTTACTAGATATTGATCAAAGTAATTTGGTGATTGCCTATGAACCGATTTGGGCGATTGGCACCGGTGAAACTTGTGAAGCAGTGGAAGCTAATCGAATTATTGGCTTAATTCGTAGCCAGTTGAGTAATGCAAATGTATCAATTCAATATGGTGGCTCAGTTAAGCCGAACAATATTGATGAGATCATGGCTCAACCAGAAATTGATGGTGTTTTAGTCGGAGGAGCAAGTTTGGAAGCTGAGAGTTTCGCTCGAATTGTAAATTTTCAGTCACTGTAA
- the folP gene encoding dihydropteroate synthase produces MPSNLIIRGRCFDWGQRTYLMGILNVTPDSFSDGGEFNTTSAALIQTQALVAAGADIIDVGGQSTRPGAKQITPAEELDRVLSVLQVLRPEISVPISVDTTRAAVAKASVEAGADIINDISGGTFDSEMLPTVAELGVPIILMHIRGTPQTMQQQTDYQDLLGEIYSFLDQQIGVATAAGIDLNKIIVDPGIGFAKNYEQNLEIFRRLRSLLALNCPILVGASRKSFIGRILNQPDPKARVWGTAAACCAAIFNGADILRVHDVQEMRDVSLVADALLRKASQNDC; encoded by the coding sequence ATGCCAAGCAACTTGATAATTCGGGGACGCTGTTTCGACTGGGGACAGCGGACTTATTTAATGGGCATTTTGAATGTGACGCCTGATAGTTTTAGTGATGGGGGTGAGTTTAACACTACCTCTGCTGCTTTAATACAGACGCAAGCACTGGTAGCTGCTGGTGCTGACATTATCGACGTGGGCGGTCAATCAACTCGACCAGGGGCAAAGCAAATAACTCCGGCAGAGGAACTTGACCGGGTTTTATCGGTGTTACAGGTGCTAAGACCAGAAATTTCAGTCCCTATTTCTGTAGATACTACCCGTGCTGCTGTAGCCAAGGCATCTGTAGAAGCTGGAGCGGATATTATTAATGACATTTCTGGCGGCACTTTTGACTCAGAAATGTTACCAACAGTTGCAGAGTTAGGTGTGCCGATTATTTTAATGCATATCCGGGGAACACCACAGACAATGCAGCAACAGACTGATTATCAAGATTTGCTCGGAGAAATTTATAGTTTTTTAGATCAGCAAATTGGGGTAGCAACTGCTGCGGGCATCGACCTGAATAAAATTATTGTTGATCCTGGTATTGGCTTTGCTAAGAACTATGAGCAAAATTTAGAAATTTTTCGCCGCTTGCGCTCGCTCCTAGCACTTAATTGTCCTATCTTGGTAGGAGCATCCCGTAAAAGTTTTATTGGTCGCATTTTAAATCAACCAGATCCCAAAGCACGAGTTTGGGGAACGGCAGCAGCTTGTTGTGCTGCTATTTTTAATGGCGCTGATATCCTCCGAGTTCACGATGTTCAAGAAATGCGTGATGTTTCACTAGTAGCCGATGCGCTACTGAGAAAAGCCTCACAGAATGACTGTTAA
- a CDS encoding SPFH domain-containing protein — MEPIIFIVLVLIGYALGSAKLINQGNEALVERLGQYHRKLKPGLNFIVPLVDQIVMEDTTREQFLDIKPQNVITQDNIYVEVDAIVYWRIRDIEKSFYAIEDLQGALIQVTTTTLREIIAQNTLEQTNVSRAEMHSAIIDQLNEITADWGVEILRLDLQRITLPESVRKSREEQQAAEIKKRALITEAEGEKEAAIKKAEGTLASVQIISQALRSNPDSRDILRYLVAQDYVDASQKLGESNNAKIVFVDPANSSEMFQELIAESVNTEGNGKKSENGNT, encoded by the coding sequence ATGGAGCCAATCATTTTTATAGTTTTAGTGCTTATAGGTTATGCCTTAGGTTCTGCAAAACTGATTAATCAAGGTAATGAAGCCCTAGTGGAACGCCTAGGGCAGTATCATCGGAAACTTAAACCTGGGCTAAACTTTATTGTTCCCTTGGTAGATCAGATTGTGATGGAAGATACTACACGAGAGCAGTTTTTAGACATCAAACCCCAGAATGTGATCACCCAAGATAATATTTACGTGGAAGTGGATGCTATTGTCTACTGGCGCATTAGAGATATTGAGAAAAGCTTTTATGCTATTGAGGATCTGCAAGGGGCACTGATACAGGTAACTACAACCACGCTCCGCGAAATCATTGCCCAAAACACTCTAGAGCAGACAAATGTCTCCAGAGCGGAGATGCACTCAGCTATCATAGACCAGTTGAATGAGATAACGGCAGATTGGGGAGTTGAGATTCTCCGGTTAGACCTTCAGAGAATTACCCTACCTGAGAGTGTACGAAAGTCGAGGGAAGAGCAGCAAGCTGCTGAAATCAAAAAACGGGCGCTGATTACTGAAGCAGAAGGGGAAAAGGAAGCTGCGATTAAAAAAGCAGAAGGAACTTTGGCTTCAGTGCAAATTATTTCTCAAGCTCTACGTTCTAATCCAGATAGTAGGGACATTCTGCGGTATCTTGTAGCTCAAGATTACGTAGATGCTAGCCAAAAACTTGGTGAGAGCAATAATGCCAAAATTGTCTTTGTAGATCCAGCTAACTCAAGTGAAATGTTTCAGGAGTTGATAGCTGAGTCAGTAAATACCGAAGGTAATGGCAAAAAATCCGAAAACGGTAATACTTAA